The genomic window CGTTTCTCACGGTATCACCGTCTTCGACACCCAGCCGCTCGGTCCGGCGGGGAAGGCGTCGCTACGCTCCTGGGGTTGGAGATCCCCCTCGCCGTCGATCACGCGCGCGACGACCTCGTGCTCCTCCTCTTTCCGGTAACGATAGCGCCACTGGCGCGTGACGTCCTCGCCGGGGAGCGGCTCCGCGAGTTCTGCTTCGTTCCAGGTCTCGCCGCCGTCGACGGACACCTCGACGGTCTCGACGCCGCGATCGCCAGCGTACGCGTGGCCACCGACCTCCTGGCGGCCGTCCTCGAGTTCGTTCGTCGGCTGGGTCCAGATCTTTGCGACGGCGGGGACGCGAGCGTGGCCGTTCCAGCCGCGCTCCTCGTAGAACCCCTCGACGGGGTCGTTCGTGGCGTGGAGTTCCTCGATCCACTTGACGTTGAGTTCGCCCCACGTGCCGGGGAGGTGGATCCGGGCCGGGAAGCCGTGTTCGCGCGGCAGGAGATCGCCGTTCATGCCGTACGCGAGGAAGCCGTTCTCCAGCGTCTCGCGGGGGACGCTCGCGACGTAGCCGTCGGCGGCGTGCATCTCGACGTGGCTCGCCTGGAGGCCGGCCTCCTCGAAGAGGGCCGCGAGCGGGATGCCCGTCCAGAGCGCTGTGTCGAGCAGATCGCCGTTGAGCGAGTCGCCGATGCAGCGTAGCGCGATGAACCGGTCTTCGGACTCGTGTTCGCGGAGTTCGCGGTAGTTCAGTTCGATCTCCTCGTCGACCTCGCCGGTGACCCGGAGCCGCCAGTTCGACTCCTGGACGATCTCCGGCGCGGCGTTCTTCGAGACGTTGTAGAAGTCACCGATCTCGCTGATCGGCGGCTGGACGCCCTCGATGCCGAGGCTCGTCGTCTGCGCCGTCTCGACCCGCTCGCGCAACGACTCGGCGTCCGCGAGTGGCTCGGCGTCGATCTGGAACGCCTCGCTCGTCAGGAAGTCGCCGAGGACCTTCGAGATCACGCCGATGCCCAGCAGCGCGCCCAGGACGCCGACGACCTCCCGGCGCTCGGGATCCACCGGCCGCGGTTTGCCTAGCGCGGTGCCGCCGTACTCGCCGACGGCGACGGGGAGTCCGACGCCGACGGCGACGAGAACGGTCTGGAGGAGGTCGCCGGTCAGGACGAACGCGAGCGCGCCGGCGAGCAGGGTCGAGAGGGCGGCGCCGGTGAGGAACGCGTCGGCGTGCCAGTAGCCGACGACGAGGCCGACCGCGGCGATGGCGGCGAGGACGGCGAACGCGAGCCCGATGGCGGAGAGCACCTGGAGCGTCTCGGCCGTCGAGCCGAGCTCCTGGATCGCCCAGTTCATCATCGCCGCCGGGGTCTGCTCCGTGACCCAGTCAGAGATCACGACCGCGTAGTAGTCCCGCGTCCAGCCGCCGCTGGCGTAGCCGACCGCGAGCCCGGCGAGTCCCGCGACCGTGGCGAACAGCGCCGTGCGCTTTGGCTGCAGTGTCTCGCGCATCTACCCTCTCGTGACGTAGATCCCGACGCCGCCCAGGACGGCGAGCCCGCCCACGGCGAGCGCCCCGAGCTGGAGGGTCGACAGTCCGTCGTCCGATCCCCCGGAGTCGTCCATGCTGTCTTCGTCCATTCCGTCCTCCTCGTTCATGCCACTGTCGCCGTCCATCGAGTCGTCACTGTCCATCGAATCGCTGTCCATCGAGTCGGCGCCGTCCATTGCGTCGTTCGTCCCGCCGTCGTCCATCGAATCGTTCTGCATGGAGTCGTTTTCCATCGAGTCGTTGCCCATGCTATCGTCCTGGACGCTCGCGATCGACGGGCCGCCGGCGTCGGTTCCGGCTGCCAGCGCCCCGCCAGTGAGCGGGATCGCGATCGTACACAGTACCACCAGTCCGACCAGCACGCTGTGTCGCGTCATTGCGATCGGGGCTGCAACGGATTCGGGGATAAGCGATTTTCAAGGTCCGACCGAACTCCGTTCGAAATCGTTCTAGAATTCGTCTCGAATCGCCCGGTGCTGGAGCCCCGCTGCCGGTGCTCGTGGGCCCCAAACCCTCGCGCGCATCGACGCCTCCTGGCCCGCCTCACTACCGCTGCACCAACGGTTAGGTGCCCCCGGTGGCTACGAACGGCCATGAACGGCTACGAGGCGCTTGCCGACCTCCCGCTCGCGATCACGAACTGCGAACTCCGACGGCTCGAGGGCGAGACAACCTCCGACTTCACCCGCGTCTCGACGGAGATCCACCTCTCTGGCAAGGGCCACACCGGCGTCGGCGAGGACGTCACCTACGAGACCAGCCACCACGAATCACTGCAGGAGACCGGTCCGCCGCCGATGGAGGGCGAGTACGACCTCGACACGTTCTCCGAGATCGTCGGCGACCTCGACCTCTTCCCCGACGACGAGCCCGAGCGGGAGTCCTTCAGACACTACCGCCGCTGGGGATTCGAGAGCGCGGCGCTCGACCTCGCACTCAAGCAGGCCGGCGAGACGCTCGCCTCGGCGCTCGACGCCAGCTACGATCCCGTCCGGTTCGTGATCAGCACGCGACTCGGGGAGCCGCCGACCGCCGATCGCGTCGAGTCGCTGCTCGCCGACGATCCGAGCCGGGAGTTCAAGCTCGATCCGACGGTCGAGTGGGACGACGACCTCGTCCGCACGCTCGCGGACACCGACGCCGTCCGGATCACCGACCTCAAGGGACACTACGAGGGCACCGACGTCGACAGCCCTGCCGACCCCGACCTCTACCGCCGCATTCTCGACGGCTTCCCCGAGGCGATCGTCGAGGACCCGGCAGTGACGCCCGAGACCGAGCCGATCCTCGACGGCGAGTGGGACCGTCTCTCCTGGGACGCGCCGTTCCACGACGTGACCGACCTCGAGGACCTCCCCGAGACCGGCTGCCTCAATCTCAAACCCTCACGATTCGGCTCCATCGAGTCCCTGCTCGAAGCGATCGAGCACGCCGACCGTGAGGACAAGGCCGTCTACTTCGGCGGCCAGTTCGAACTCGGCGCCGGCCGGGAGCACCTCCACGCGCTCGCCTCCCTGGTCTGCCCCGACGCCCCGAACGACGTCGCACCGCGCGGCTACAACGATCCGAACTACGACGGCCCGCTGCCCGCGAGCCCCCTCGAACCGCCGACCTCGCCCACCGGGATGGAGTGGCCCCGCTGAGCCGCCGGGTACCGCGAGCGTTCGCGTTCCACCGGGGTTTCGTGGGATTGCACACGCCACCGCGACGTAGCTCGATGTGACGATCCACCGTCGGGTGGGTCTGGAAGGGGCCGACCGCTCGCGGATTGTAACGACGCAAGCACCGCAGGGAGGGAGCGAAGCGACCGAGTGAGGAGCGTCGTTCGAAAGAGCGGAGCTCTTTCGTGATCACGAGAGATCTTCGATCTCTCGGACGACAGCGAGTTAGAATCCGCGAGCGGGAGAGGGCTTCCAAGC from Salinarchaeum sp. Harcht-Bsk1 includes these protein-coding regions:
- a CDS encoding molybdopterin-dependent oxidoreductase, whose product is MRETLQPKRTALFATVAGLAGLAVGYASGGWTRDYYAVVISDWVTEQTPAAMMNWAIQELGSTAETLQVLSAIGLAFAVLAAIAAVGLVVGYWHADAFLTGAALSTLLAGALAFVLTGDLLQTVLVAVGVGLPVAVGEYGGTALGKPRPVDPERREVVGVLGALLGIGVISKVLGDFLTSEAFQIDAEPLADAESLRERVETAQTTSLGIEGVQPPISEIGDFYNVSKNAAPEIVQESNWRLRVTGEVDEEIELNYRELREHESEDRFIALRCIGDSLNGDLLDTALWTGIPLAALFEEAGLQASHVEMHAADGYVASVPRETLENGFLAYGMNGDLLPREHGFPARIHLPGTWGELNVKWIEELHATNDPVEGFYEERGWNGHARVPAVAKIWTQPTNELEDGRQEVGGHAYAGDRGVETVEVSVDGGETWNEAELAEPLPGEDVTRQWRYRYRKEEEHEVVARVIDGEGDLQPQERSDAFPAGPSGWVSKTVIP